The Stenotrophomonas sp. NA06056 genome segment CAGCACTTCGCGCATTTCCGCGTCGTCCTTGGCCTTGATCGACAGCTGCAGGGTACGACCCTTGCGATCCATGCCCACGAACTTGGCTTCAACCTTGTCGCCAACCTTCAGGTGCTGGGTCGCGTCGTCAACACGCTCGTTGGCGATGTCGCGAGCTGCAACATAGCCTTCGATGCCGTCGGACAGCTCGATGATCGCGCCCTTGGCGTCGACTTCCTTCACCACGCCTTCGACCTTGGAGCCCTTCGGATTGGTCGCCATGTACTGGCCGAACGGATCCTGCTCCAGCTGCTTGACGCCCAGCGAAATGCGCTCGCGCTCCGGATCGACGGCCAGGACGACTGCGTCCAGGTTGTCGCCCTTCTTGAAGTTGCGAACGATGTCTTCGCCAGTGGTCGCCCAGCTGATGTCGGACAGGTGAACCAGGCCGTCGATGCCGCCGTCCAGGCCGATGAAGATGCCGAAGTCGGTGATCGACTTGATCTGGCCCGACACCTTGTCACCCTTCTTGTGGGTGGCAGCGAAGGTTTCCCACGGATTGGCGGCAACCTGCTTCATGCCCAGCGAGATGCGGCGACGCTCCTCGTCGACGTCCAGGACCATGACTTCAACTTCGTCACCGACCTGCACAACCTTGGACGGGTTGACGTTCTTGTTGGTCCAATCCATCTCGGAAACGTGCACCAGGCCTTCGACGCCCGGCTCGATTTCGACGAATGCGCCGTAATCGGTGACGTTGGAGACCTTGCCGAACACGCGGCTGTTGGCCGGGTAACGACGGGCGATGTTATCCCACGGATCTTCGCCCAGCTGCTTCAGGCCCAGCGAAACGCGGTTGCGCTCGCGGTCGAACTTCAGCACGCGCACGTCCAGCTCGTCGCCGACGTTCACGACTTCGGACGGATGGCGCACGCGCTTCCATGCCATGTCGGTGATGTGCAGCAGGCCGTCGATACCGCCCAGGTCCACGAATGCGCCGTAATCGGTCAGGTTCTTGACGACACCCTTCAGGATCGCGCCTTCCTGCAGCTTGTCCATCAGCTGCTCGCGCTCTTCCGAGTGCTCGCTTTCGACGACAGCGCGGCGCGAGACCACGACGTTGTTGCGCTTGCGGTCAAGCTTGATGAGCTTGAATTCCAGCTCCTTGCCTTCCAGGTAGGCCGGATCGCGCACGGGGCGCACATCGACCAGGGAACCCGGCAGGAAGGCGCGGACATCCTTGATGTCCACGGTGAAACCACCCTTGACCTTGCCGCTGATGCGGCCGGTGATGGTTTCGTTCTTTTCCAACGCTTCTTCCAGCTCGTCCCACACCATCGCGCGCTTGGCCTTCTCGCGCGACAGGACGGTTTCACCGAAGCCGTTCTCGATCGAGTCGAGGGCGACCTTGACGATGTCGCCTTCGGCAACATCGATTTCGCCAGCGTCGTTACGGAACTGTTCGATCGGCACGATGCCTTCCGACTTCAGCCCGGCGTTGATCACCACGACGTCGCCGCGGACTTCAACAACGGTACCGCTGACGATGGCGCCCGGCTTCAGCTTGGCCAGGTTGGCCTGGCTGGCTTCAAACAGTTCGGCAAATGATTCGGTCATTAGATTTACTCTGTTGGACACATGGGTCGGTTGGCTTCCCTTCAGGGAATGGCTACCGCCCGCCTGTTGGTCGACCCCGGAATTGCAGGTCGTGTGTGGAAGTAGGAAAACCGCCACGCATCATTGCGCGACGGAGCTTTTACAGCACTGCAAATGCGCGACCCCTGCCGATGCTGCTGGCAGAGCTCCCGCGCGAACGGATCAGGCAGCCGGAACCGGAAGCAGATCCATCACTCTGGCAACGACATCTTCGATGCCGATGCCTGTGGTGTCGATGAGGACAGCATCGTCTGCCGGCTTCAGGGGCGCCACGGTACGCTGAGCATCACGGGCGTCGCGGGCCATGATCTCGCGCAGGAGGTCATCAAAGCTAACAGAAACCCCCTTGTCTTTCAACTGCTTATGCCGGCGCTCGGCGCGCTCCTCGGCACTGGCGGTCAGAAAGACCTTGTAAGGGGCGTCCGGGAAGATGACGGTCCCCATGTCGCGGCCATCGGCGACCAGCCCCGGCTCCATCCTGAATGCGCGCTGGCGCTCTTTCAGAGCGGCCCGGACTTCGGGAATGGCGGCAATTGCCGACGCCAGCGCCCCGGTGGTCTCCAGCCGCAGCTCGTCGGTGGCATCGGTGCCATTGACCAGGACCCGCATGGCATCGCCCTGCTCGACGAACTGGACATGGGTATCGAAGGTGCAGCGCACCAGCGCGGAGGCATCGGAGGTGTCGATGTCGGCCCAGCTGGCCGCCACGCCGACGGCGCGGTACAGGGCGCCCGAATCCAGGTAGTGCCAGCCCAACCGGCGCGCCACGATGCGGCTGATGGTACCCTTGCCGGCCCCTGACGGGCCGTCGATGGTCAGGACGGGAACGAGTGGATTCATGGGGGTCCTTGCGGGTGTGAAGGGGGCATTCTAGCCCCTGCCAGACCCCCCGTAACGGGCCATTTGTGCAACCACTTGAAACCATGGGGAAAAGCCCGGTAGAATGGCGGGCTTGAACGAGCGTCAACTGCCGATTGTCTTTCGCATATCGCGGCCACGCTCCACCCGAACAACTACTGTTTACGCCGAGGTATGCCATGAAAGTTCTGTCCTCCCTGAAGTCGGCGAAGGCCCGTCACCGTGACTGCAAGGTCGTGCGTCGTCGTGGCAAGATCTTCGTCATCTGCAAGTCGAACCCGCGTTTCAAGGCGCGTCAGCGCTGAGCCCAACGGTCCTTGTGACCGCGGCTGGCCCCACGCGGGGCCGACCCGATGCAAAAAGCCGCCTTCGGGCGGTTTTTTGTTTATGCGGTTTTTTCCTGCCGTTTTTGCTGTAATCGCTGTTCTTGACCACTGGGGAGTAGATCGAGATGACGCGTTACCTGTGCACCCTGGCCGTACTGGCCACCCTGGCTGCCGCCACTCCGGCGCTGGCCGATACCCTGCTTGTCGACCGCGCCCGTGAAAAGCCGGCCGGCGCCCTGCCCGTCCGCGGCCAGAGCATGCAGCAGGTGCAGTCCCAGTTCGGCGCGCCGGCAGAGCAGCTGCAGCCGCGCGGCGGGCAGAAACGGCAATGGCCGACCATCCACCGCTGGGTG includes the following:
- the rpsA gene encoding 30S ribosomal protein S1, which encodes MTESFAELFEASQANLAKLKPGAIVSGTVVEVRGDVVVINAGLKSEGIVPIEQFRNDAGEIDVAEGDIVKVALDSIENGFGETVLSREKAKRAMVWDELEEALEKNETITGRISGKVKGGFTVDIKDVRAFLPGSLVDVRPVRDPAYLEGKELEFKLIKLDRKRNNVVVSRRAVVESEHSEEREQLMDKLQEGAILKGVVKNLTDYGAFVDLGGIDGLLHITDMAWKRVRHPSEVVNVGDELDVRVLKFDRERNRVSLGLKQLGEDPWDNIARRYPANSRVFGKVSNVTDYGAFVEIEPGVEGLVHVSEMDWTNKNVNPSKVVQVGDEVEVMVLDVDEERRRISLGMKQVAANPWETFAATHKKGDKVSGQIKSITDFGIFIGLDGGIDGLVHLSDISWATTGEDIVRNFKKGDNLDAVVLAVDPERERISLGVKQLEQDPFGQYMATNPKGSKVEGVVKEVDAKGAIIELSDGIEGYVAARDIANERVDDATQHLKVGDKVEAKFVGMDRKGRTLQLSIKAKDDAEMREVLEEYQSSSASSGTTQLGALLRAQLNGNKSE
- the cmk gene encoding (d)CMP kinase; translated protein: MNPLVPVLTIDGPSGAGKGTISRIVARRLGWHYLDSGALYRAVGVAASWADIDTSDASALVRCTFDTHVQFVEQGDAMRVLVNGTDATDELRLETTGALASAIAAIPEVRAALKERQRAFRMEPGLVADGRDMGTVIFPDAPYKVFLTASAEERAERRHKQLKDKGVSVSFDDLLREIMARDARDAQRTVAPLKPADDAVLIDTTGIGIEDVVARVMDLLPVPAA
- the ykgO gene encoding type B 50S ribosomal protein L36, producing the protein MKVLSSLKSAKARHRDCKVVRRRGKIFVICKSNPRFKARQR